A window from Thermomonas aquatica encodes these proteins:
- a CDS encoding FixH family protein: MQAPLSARPAWKEPMVWLVAAIPAASVVASVALLVAAARSSGNNDAVADRVQRTAQIQVSDLAPDLAARELDLAASLRVGDKRIDVLPAHGAFPRDAPLQLALHHPTRAQDDLQLILQPSADGWSMAYPLPQAHDWTLTLAPVDGRWRLQGRLPRDQRSAGLQPALGAR; the protein is encoded by the coding sequence ATGCAGGCACCGCTGTCCGCGCGCCCGGCATGGAAGGAACCGATGGTGTGGCTGGTCGCCGCGATCCCGGCCGCCTCGGTGGTCGCCTCGGTGGCGCTGCTGGTCGCCGCCGCGCGCTCCAGCGGCAACAACGATGCGGTGGCGGATCGCGTGCAGCGCACCGCGCAGATCCAGGTCAGCGACCTTGCGCCCGACCTCGCCGCGCGCGAGCTCGACCTTGCCGCAAGCCTGCGCGTGGGCGACAAGCGCATCGACGTATTGCCCGCCCACGGCGCATTCCCGCGGGACGCACCGCTGCAGCTGGCCCTGCACCACCCCACCCGCGCGCAGGACGACCTCCAGCTCATCCTGCAGCCCTCCGCCGATGGCTGGTCGATGGCGTACCCCTTGCCGCAGGCGCATGACTGGACGTTGACGCTGGCGCCGGTCGACGGCCGTTGGCGCCTGCAAGGTCGCCTGCCACGTGACCAGCGCAGCGCCGGATTGCAGCCCGCCCTGGGCGCGCGATGA